The Cellulomonas sp. P24 genome contains a region encoding:
- a CDS encoding aminodeoxychorismate/anthranilate synthase component II, whose translation MTRILVVDNYDSFVYTIVGYLAQLGAETVVVRNDAVPSADERTGYDGVLISPGPGTPAEAGASMQVIRDCAESGTPMLGVCLGHQALGEVFGGVVTHAPELMHGKTSLVEHDGAGVLDGLPQPFTATRYHSLAVVDGTFSDELEVTARTANGIIMGLQHRTLPLHGVQFHPESVLTEGGHRLLANWLTMCGDDDAVAASVGLAPLVRV comes from the coding sequence ATGACCAGGATCCTCGTGGTGGACAACTACGACTCGTTCGTCTACACGATCGTCGGCTACCTCGCGCAGCTCGGCGCCGAGACCGTCGTCGTGCGCAACGATGCCGTTCCGTCGGCAGACGAGCGCACCGGGTACGACGGGGTCCTCATCTCCCCCGGCCCCGGTACTCCCGCCGAGGCCGGGGCGAGCATGCAGGTGATCCGCGACTGCGCCGAGTCCGGCACCCCGATGCTCGGGGTGTGCCTCGGGCACCAGGCCCTGGGCGAGGTGTTCGGAGGCGTCGTGACCCACGCGCCCGAGCTGATGCACGGGAAGACGAGCCTCGTCGAGCACGACGGTGCAGGCGTGCTCGACGGTCTGCCCCAGCCGTTCACCGCGACGCGGTACCACTCGTTGGCCGTGGTCGACGGGACGTTCTCCGACGAGCTCGAGGTGACCGCCCGCACCGCGAACGGCATCATCATGGGCCTGCAGCACCGGACGCTGCCGTTGCACGGGGTCCAGTTCCACCCCGAGTCCGTCCTGACCGAGGGCGGGCACCGGCTGCTCGCGAACTGGCTGACGATGTGCGGGGACGACGACGCGGTCGCCGCATCGGTGGGACTCGCGCCGCTCGTCCGGGTCTGA
- a CDS encoding DUF881 domain-containing protein, with amino-acid sequence MTRHPRRRRVTTGTVAVGIVLALAGVLFAANARLAQGQDSRAPQDLSDLAVAASDRLAKLTTQVDALRADVEQLTAAQVPASAAADDAQTSLVELASGRVAVAGPGLTVQLTDAPADSLRQAGVRPDDLVVHQQDLQVVINALWAGGAEAMSLQGQRVISTTAFRCVGNVLSLHGRLYSPPYVVRAIGDPKKLRAALYASPQIQVYLQYVDAVGLGWNVTASSTLTLPAYEGTTDLQYASVPAGIDVLKSTADLPTTRPTSTPSPTAASVPSATSEGSPSAQ; translated from the coding sequence GTGACCAGGCACCCTCGTCGGCGCCGGGTGACGACCGGCACGGTCGCGGTCGGCATCGTGCTCGCGCTCGCCGGTGTGCTCTTCGCCGCGAACGCCCGCCTCGCCCAGGGTCAGGACAGTCGCGCGCCGCAGGACCTCAGCGACCTCGCGGTGGCGGCCTCCGACCGGCTCGCCAAGCTCACCACCCAGGTCGACGCCCTCCGGGCCGACGTCGAGCAGCTCACCGCTGCGCAGGTCCCCGCCAGCGCTGCGGCCGACGACGCGCAGACGTCGCTCGTGGAGCTCGCGTCGGGTCGTGTCGCGGTTGCCGGACCCGGCCTGACGGTGCAGCTGACGGACGCGCCGGCGGACTCGCTGCGACAGGCCGGGGTGCGTCCGGACGACCTCGTGGTCCACCAGCAGGACCTCCAGGTGGTGATCAACGCCCTCTGGGCCGGCGGCGCCGAGGCGATGTCCCTGCAGGGTCAGCGCGTCATCTCCACGACCGCGTTCCGGTGCGTGGGCAACGTCCTCTCGCTGCACGGGCGCCTGTACTCACCTCCGTACGTGGTCCGGGCGATCGGCGACCCGAAGAAGCTCCGGGCCGCCCTGTACGCCTCACCGCAGATCCAGGTCTACCTCCAGTACGTCGACGCGGTGGGCCTCGGCTGGAACGTCACCGCCTCCAGCACGCTCACCCTTCCTGCCTACGAGGGCACGACCGACCTCCAGTACGCTTCGGTCCCTGCCGGCATCGACGTCCTCAAGAGCACCGCCGACCTCCCGACGACGCGCCCGACCAGCACCCCGAGCCCGACCGCTGCGTCGGTGCCGAGCGCCACGAGCGAAGGATCCCCGAGTGCCCAGTGA
- a CDS encoding class E sortase, with product MPSEQKRRHVAPQGSRPGVGHVVVGVISELFLTLGVFLVAFLVWQMWWTDVQGNQAQAAIVKDLGWGAIPPVTADPSATASASAAPDPRRYTAPPVLDEPAKTTTFATLLVPRWGADYQRPVSEGVDRVAVLDRLGIGHYPGTAMPGALGNFAIAGHRTTYGKPFNRIAELKVGDALVVRTEATWYVYRVTSTEIVAPQDVAVIAPVPDQAGAEPTARMITLTSCHPMYSASQRYVVHGTLDYWEPTSGPAPAELKGPA from the coding sequence GTGCCCAGTGAGCAGAAGCGGCGCCACGTCGCTCCTCAAGGTTCCCGACCAGGGGTCGGGCACGTCGTCGTCGGTGTCATCTCCGAGCTCTTCCTGACCCTGGGCGTGTTCCTGGTGGCCTTCCTGGTCTGGCAGATGTGGTGGACCGACGTCCAGGGGAACCAGGCCCAGGCGGCGATCGTGAAGGACCTGGGGTGGGGAGCGATCCCGCCCGTCACCGCCGACCCGTCGGCGACGGCATCGGCATCGGCCGCGCCGGACCCGAGAAGGTACACGGCACCACCAGTCCTCGACGAACCGGCCAAGACGACGACGTTCGCCACGCTCCTCGTGCCGCGTTGGGGTGCGGACTACCAGCGCCCCGTGAGTGAGGGGGTCGATCGCGTGGCAGTGCTCGACCGTCTCGGCATCGGTCACTACCCCGGTACGGCGATGCCCGGTGCGCTCGGGAACTTCGCCATCGCGGGTCACCGGACGACCTACGGCAAGCCCTTCAACCGCATCGCCGAGCTCAAGGTCGGCGACGCGCTCGTCGTACGCACGGAGGCGACCTGGTACGTGTACCGGGTGACCAGCACGGAGATCGTCGCACCGCAGGACGTCGCCGTCATCGCCCCGGTCCCCGACCAGGCCGGTGCAGAGCCCACCGCGCGCATGATCACGCTGACGTCATGCCACCCGATGTACTCGGCCAGTCAGCGCTACGTCGTGCACGGCACGCTGGACTACTGGGAGCCGACGAGCGGGCCGGCGCCCGCCGAGCTGAAGGGGCCTGCCTGA
- a CDS encoding cell division protein CrgA, which translates to MPESRSRKKPAYIAPPGKAAPKVNPPWFVPVMLGLMIVGLVWIVTTYLTSTNYPIPGIHNWNLAIGFALLLGGFSLTTRWQ; encoded by the coding sequence ATGCCTGAGTCTCGGTCACGCAAGAAGCCCGCCTACATCGCCCCTCCGGGCAAGGCCGCCCCGAAGGTCAACCCGCCGTGGTTCGTCCCGGTGATGCTCGGCCTCATGATCGTGGGTCTGGTGTGGATCGTGACGACATACCTCACGTCCACGAACTACCCGATCCCCGGTATCCACAACTGGAACCTCGCCATCGGGTTCGCCCTGCTGCTGGGCGGTTTCAGCCTCACCACGCGCTGGCAGTAG
- a CDS encoding PASTA domain-containing protein yields the protein MDFGIARALADSAATMTQTQSVIGTAQYLSPEQARGETVDARSDLYSTGCLLFELLTGRPPFVGDSPVAVAYQHVREPAPTPSSFASDVPDALDRITLKALAKDRESRYSTAAEFRSDLEASVRGGHVAAPAVGAIVAAAPVAAESPTQILNQPTTAATQVMPGSAPMWAPTGPGTGAMPTIAPEEPRRRQWLLWTLIAIAVLAVGGIVALAMMNSSSAPTTVTVPSLVNKTKVEAQDALKALGLTMKPVLQASTDKPKDTVISTDPAAGTEVALKSEVKVTISSGPGTTTVPDVTGLTQAQARSQLTDAGLTVATVESDDSPDQTKDHVTKTDPKANASVADGTAVTLYVSSGQVNLPDLKGMTETDAKNALTALKLIPSISTVESSTVPAGSVVSQDRTPGLVPQGTTISIQIATAPTTAVVPDVVGKTQADATNAITGVGLTVNIVKTKATTVPRGEVVSTDPIANTTVPLGSSVTVTVSDIPSAPPTP from the coding sequence ATGGACTTCGGCATCGCGCGGGCACTGGCGGACTCCGCCGCGACGATGACCCAGACCCAGTCCGTGATCGGTACCGCCCAGTACCTGTCGCCGGAGCAGGCGCGCGGCGAGACCGTCGACGCCCGCAGCGACCTGTACTCGACCGGGTGCCTGCTGTTCGAGCTCCTGACCGGTCGGCCGCCGTTCGTCGGCGACTCCCCCGTCGCCGTCGCCTACCAGCACGTCCGGGAGCCCGCGCCGACGCCGAGCAGCTTCGCGTCCGACGTCCCCGACGCCCTCGATCGGATCACCCTCAAGGCGCTCGCCAAGGATCGCGAGTCCCGGTACAGCACGGCCGCGGAGTTCCGCTCCGACCTCGAGGCGTCCGTCCGCGGCGGTCACGTCGCCGCACCGGCCGTCGGCGCGATCGTCGCCGCGGCGCCCGTGGCCGCCGAGTCCCCCACGCAGATCCTCAACCAGCCCACGACCGCGGCGACCCAGGTCATGCCCGGAAGTGCGCCGATGTGGGCACCGACCGGCCCCGGGACCGGCGCGATGCCGACGATCGCCCCGGAGGAGCCGCGGCGCAGGCAGTGGTTGCTGTGGACCCTCATCGCGATCGCGGTCCTCGCGGTCGGCGGGATCGTCGCCCTCGCGATGATGAACAGCTCCAGCGCGCCGACGACCGTCACGGTCCCCTCGCTGGTCAACAAGACCAAGGTCGAGGCGCAGGACGCCCTGAAGGCCCTCGGTCTCACGATGAAGCCGGTGCTCCAGGCGAGCACCGACAAGCCCAAGGACACGGTCATCTCGACCGATCCCGCCGCCGGCACGGAGGTCGCCCTCAAGTCGGAGGTGAAGGTCACCATCTCGAGCGGTCCCGGGACGACGACCGTCCCGGACGTCACCGGCCTCACGCAGGCGCAGGCACGATCCCAGCTCACCGACGCCGGGCTGACCGTCGCCACCGTCGAGAGCGACGACAGTCCGGACCAGACGAAGGACCATGTCACCAAGACCGACCCGAAGGCGAACGCCTCGGTCGCCGACGGCACCGCGGTCACGCTGTACGTGTCCTCCGGCCAGGTGAACCTCCCCGACCTCAAGGGCATGACGGAGACGGACGCCAAGAACGCCCTCACCGCCCTCAAGCTGATCCCGTCGATCAGCACCGTCGAGAGCTCGACCGTCCCGGCCGGGTCGGTGGTGAGTCAGGACCGCACGCCCGGACTGGTCCCGCAGGGCACGACGATCTCGATCCAGATCGCCACGGCACCCACGACCGCCGTGGTCCCCGACGTCGTCGGGAAGACCCAGGCCGACGCGACGAACGCGATCACCGGGGTCGGGCTGACCGTGAACATCGTCAAGACCAAGGCCACGACCGTCCCACGGGGTGAGGTCGTCTCCACGGACCCGATCGCCAACACGACAGTTCCGCTCGGCTCGAGCGTCACGGTGACGGTGTCGGACATCCCCAGCGCGCCTCCCACGCCGTGA
- a CDS encoding serine/threonine-protein kinase, producing the protein MKPAPDIKLDGRYRLVSKIATGGMGEVWVAHDEALARDVAVKVLREEFAGDTGFLERFRVEARNSASLSHPNIAQLYDYGEQDGSGYLVMELVVGEPMSDLLEREPVLSARRLLPLLAQTARALHAAHVGGVVHRDVKPGNILISRGGRVKITDFGVSLGTNQASMTATGMVMGTAQYLSPEQAVGKAAAPASDIYSLGIVAYEALVGHRPFTGPTAVDIAVAHVNRPVPAMPASVDKRLADLVMLMLSKNPEQRPRSAASLARLLDELVEETPPEGVPVIVGESRTVQPAVGVGGAGRSTSPVHVVGGVPASPDAGTPSAGDVPPSYPPRRRLREDSAARPRVPSAVTRVSKGKLTWPLLALVLLLLALLGAAFADRLTRADGSVPTLPVAAVRVAGDGSSPLSSPASPGCDAGSAMITTGVPAASAADVLTTTAKDS; encoded by the coding sequence GTGAAGCCCGCACCGGACATCAAGCTCGACGGTCGCTACCGCCTGGTCAGCAAGATCGCGACCGGCGGCATGGGCGAGGTGTGGGTCGCCCACGACGAGGCGCTCGCGCGCGACGTCGCGGTCAAGGTCCTGCGCGAGGAGTTCGCGGGCGACACCGGCTTCCTCGAGAGGTTCCGGGTCGAGGCGCGCAACTCCGCCTCGCTGTCCCACCCGAACATCGCCCAGCTCTACGACTACGGCGAGCAGGACGGCTCGGGGTACCTGGTCATGGAGCTCGTGGTCGGGGAGCCGATGTCGGACCTCCTGGAGCGCGAGCCGGTGCTCAGCGCACGCCGGCTGCTGCCGCTGCTCGCCCAGACCGCTCGCGCCCTGCACGCCGCGCACGTCGGCGGCGTCGTGCACCGTGACGTCAAGCCGGGGAACATCCTCATCTCACGCGGAGGTCGCGTGAAGATCACCGACTTCGGCGTCTCCCTCGGCACCAACCAGGCCTCGATGACCGCGACCGGCATGGTCATGGGGACCGCGCAGTACCTGTCACCGGAGCAGGCCGTCGGCAAGGCCGCGGCTCCGGCGTCGGACATCTACTCGCTCGGCATCGTCGCGTACGAGGCCCTGGTCGGGCATCGTCCGTTCACCGGCCCCACGGCAGTCGACATCGCGGTGGCGCACGTCAACCGGCCGGTGCCGGCGATGCCCGCGTCGGTGGACAAGCGCCTCGCCGACCTCGTCATGCTGATGCTCTCGAAGAACCCCGAGCAGCGGCCTCGCTCGGCGGCGTCCCTCGCCCGGCTCCTCGACGAGCTCGTCGAGGAGACTCCACCGGAGGGTGTCCCGGTGATCGTGGGCGAGTCCCGGACGGTCCAGCCGGCCGTCGGCGTGGGCGGGGCAGGACGGTCCACCTCACCGGTCCACGTCGTCGGCGGCGTGCCCGCGTCGCCCGACGCGGGAACACCTTCCGCGGGCGACGTCCCCCCGTCCTACCCGCCACGGCGCCGGCTGCGGGAGGACTCCGCAGCTCGCCCCCGGGTACCCTCGGCGGTGACCAGGGTGAGCAAGGGCAAGCTCACCTGGCCGCTGCTCGCGCTCGTGCTGCTCCTGCTGGCGCTCCTCGGCGCTGCCTTCGCGGATAGGCTCACCCGCGCAGACGGTTCCGTCCCGACGCTACCGGTGGCCGCGGTGCGGGTCGCGGGAGACGGTTCCTCACCGCTTTCCTCACCAGCTTCACCCGGCTGCGACGCCGGTTCTGCGATGATCACGACAGGTGTGCCTGCTGCCTCGGCGGCGGACGTGCTGACGACGACAGCGAAGGATTCCTAG
- a CDS encoding rhomboid family intramembrane serine protease: MTTPTDPGAAAAPTPAAPVCPRHPDRVSYVTCQRCGRPACPECQRPAAVGIHCVDCVREAARRTPATRTVLGGTVRGGRPVVTMTIIGLNVVSYVLQLVVPGWQNALIFAPSVGDLEPYRFLTAAFLHASIPHIAFNMIALWFIGPYLEIVLGRWRYIALYLLSALGGDVMVLLVADPYGRSWVTAVLGASGAIFGLFGAVVLVARRLGQSVRSMFVVIVLNLVMSFTIPGISWQGHIGGLVVGLVLGAVFAYAPRPRQRQVALVATVATGIALVLVVVLRYASVGA; encoded by the coding sequence GTGACGACACCGACGGACCCCGGGGCGGCCGCCGCCCCCACCCCGGCTGCTCCGGTGTGCCCGCGGCACCCCGATCGCGTCTCCTACGTGACCTGCCAGCGGTGCGGACGCCCGGCGTGCCCCGAGTGCCAGCGTCCGGCCGCGGTCGGCATCCACTGCGTGGACTGCGTGCGGGAGGCCGCCCGGCGGACCCCGGCCACGCGTACGGTCCTCGGCGGCACGGTGCGCGGGGGGCGACCGGTCGTCACGATGACGATCATCGGCCTGAACGTCGTGTCCTACGTCCTCCAGCTGGTCGTGCCCGGCTGGCAGAACGCGCTGATCTTCGCGCCGTCGGTCGGAGACCTCGAGCCGTACCGGTTCCTCACGGCGGCCTTCCTCCACGCCTCGATCCCGCACATCGCGTTCAACATGATCGCGCTGTGGTTCATCGGCCCGTACCTCGAGATCGTGCTGGGACGGTGGCGCTACATCGCGCTGTACCTGCTCTCGGCGCTCGGGGGCGACGTGATGGTGCTCCTGGTCGCGGATCCCTACGGCCGGTCATGGGTCACGGCCGTGCTCGGGGCGTCCGGCGCGATCTTCGGCCTGTTCGGCGCCGTGGTCCTCGTCGCGCGGCGACTCGGCCAGTCCGTCCGCTCGATGTTCGTCGTGATCGTGCTGAACCTCGTGATGAGCTTCACCATTCCCGGCATCTCGTGGCAGGGACACATCGGCGGGCTCGTCGTCGGACTGGTCCTCGGGGCGGTGTTCGCCTACGCCCCGCGCCCTCGGCAGCGGCAGGTCGCGCTCGTGGCGACTGTCGCGACAGGGATCGCACTCGTCCTCGTCGTCGTCCTGCGGTACGCGAGCGTCGGGGCCTGA
- a CDS encoding FtsW/RodA/SpoVE family cell cycle protein, which produces MAVVTPHQVRPGRGVELTLLVPALALGIGGYALAGLGATSRLPANLVPHGLGLIALAALMHVVLRLRAPYADQVMLPVAVALNGIGLAMIYRLDVARAARGVTTTFASKQLGWTAISILFAALVLIVLRDHRTLRRLTYTAMVVGLGLFVLPLIPGLGADVNGATIWIRIGTFSVQPAEFSKIALAVFFAGYLVTNRETLALAGPRVLGLQLPRIRDLGPILVAWLTSVAVLVLERDLGTSLLFFGLFVAMLYLATERTSWVVMGLGMFVVGAVMAARTFGHVAARFDIWLHAMDNDVFNKAVGGSGQLVRGLFGMASGGLFGTGWGLGRPDLVPFAESDFIFASLGEELGLTGLVAILLAYLVLAERGMRTAVGVRDGFGKLLAGGLAFVVALQCFVVVGGVTRVIPLTGLTMPFMAYGGSSLLANWVIVALLLRISDNARRPAPSMTVPDVPAPSLVAAPVAPPAGPLGDDSETAVLTVGDRPDTGEGTA; this is translated from the coding sequence ATGGCCGTCGTCACGCCGCACCAGGTCCGGCCGGGCCGCGGCGTCGAGCTGACCCTCCTGGTCCCTGCGCTCGCCCTCGGCATCGGCGGGTACGCGCTGGCCGGCCTCGGTGCGACGTCCCGCCTGCCGGCCAACCTCGTGCCGCACGGTCTGGGCCTGATCGCGTTGGCGGCGCTGATGCACGTCGTCCTGCGCCTGCGCGCGCCGTACGCCGACCAGGTCATGCTTCCGGTCGCGGTCGCGCTCAACGGGATCGGGCTGGCGATGATCTACCGGCTGGACGTCGCGAGGGCCGCCCGAGGTGTCACGACCACGTTCGCGAGCAAGCAGCTCGGCTGGACGGCGATCAGCATCCTGTTCGCGGCGCTCGTGCTGATCGTGCTGCGGGACCACCGGACGTTGCGCCGGCTGACGTACACCGCGATGGTCGTCGGCCTCGGCCTGTTCGTCCTCCCGCTGATCCCCGGCCTCGGGGCGGACGTGAACGGGGCGACGATCTGGATCCGGATCGGGACGTTCTCGGTGCAGCCGGCCGAGTTCTCCAAGATCGCCCTGGCGGTGTTCTTCGCCGGGTACCTGGTCACCAACCGCGAGACGCTGGCGCTCGCCGGTCCGCGCGTGCTCGGGCTTCAGCTGCCCCGGATCCGCGACCTCGGGCCGATCCTCGTGGCGTGGCTCACGTCGGTCGCCGTCCTCGTGCTCGAGCGCGACCTCGGGACCTCGCTGCTGTTCTTCGGCCTGTTCGTCGCGATGCTGTACCTCGCCACGGAGCGGACGAGCTGGGTCGTCATGGGCCTCGGCATGTTCGTCGTGGGAGCGGTGATGGCCGCCAGGACCTTCGGGCACGTCGCGGCGCGGTTCGACATCTGGCTGCACGCGATGGACAACGACGTCTTCAACAAGGCGGTCGGCGGGTCCGGGCAGCTCGTGCGGGGACTGTTCGGCATGGCCAGCGGCGGCCTGTTCGGCACGGGGTGGGGTCTGGGGCGCCCCGACCTCGTCCCGTTCGCCGAGTCGGACTTCATCTTCGCGTCTCTGGGCGAGGAGCTCGGGCTCACGGGACTCGTCGCGATCCTCCTCGCGTACCTGGTCCTCGCCGAACGTGGCATGCGCACCGCGGTCGGCGTGCGCGACGGGTTCGGCAAGCTGCTCGCCGGTGGCCTGGCGTTCGTCGTGGCGCTGCAGTGCTTCGTCGTCGTCGGGGGCGTCACGCGTGTGATCCCCCTGACCGGGCTGACGATGCCGTTCATGGCGTACGGCGGCTCGTCGCTGCTGGCGAACTGGGTGATCGTCGCGCTGCTGCTACGGATCTCGGACAACGCGCGCCGCCCGGCGCCGTCGATGACGGTGCCCGACGTCCCGGCGCCGAGCCTGGTCGCGGCCCCGGTCGCACCCCCCGCCGGCCCCCTGGGTGACGACAGCGAGACGGCGGTCCTCACCGTCGGCGACCGTCCCGACACGGGGGAGGGGACCGCGTGA
- a CDS encoding penicillin-binding protein 2 → MNTPLRRLATVMLSMFLVLMVGTTWVQYEQAPALNNDPRNVRGLYREYGKDRGPLIVAGQAIASSQPVQDAFHYQRVYADGPLYAPLTGAYSVVFQPTGLEATENSILNGTADSLFLSRLGDLVTGKQPRGSSVELTINPAAQKAAWDALGNQTGAVVAIDPTTGAILAMVSKPSYDPNVLAGHDTAAVNAAYQALLADPGKPLINRAISGDTYPPGSTFKLVTAAAALESGLTPDSQIPAPTQLQLPQSTSVLKNFGGEVCSSTGTMTLADALRISCNTAFAQLGITLGADALRTQAEAFGFDKPLDIPMSVTPSRFPAKVDAPQTALSAIGQGSVTVTPLQMAMISAAIANGGRLMKPYAVATVRDPNLKVISTTTPSVLSTPISAATASALQQMMVGVVDHGTGGAAKIPGVVVAGKTGTAQTVEGAAPHAWFTAYAPADGSTPKVAVAVVVEHGGNLGNEATGGQVAAPIAAAVMKAVLGK, encoded by the coding sequence GTGAACACCCCGCTGCGCAGGCTCGCCACGGTCATGCTGAGCATGTTCCTCGTGCTCATGGTCGGCACCACGTGGGTCCAGTACGAGCAGGCCCCCGCCCTCAACAACGACCCCCGCAACGTCCGGGGCCTGTACCGGGAGTACGGCAAGGACCGCGGGCCGCTGATCGTCGCCGGTCAGGCGATCGCCTCGTCGCAACCGGTCCAGGACGCGTTCCACTACCAGCGGGTCTACGCGGACGGCCCGCTCTACGCCCCGCTGACCGGCGCGTACTCGGTGGTGTTCCAGCCGACAGGCCTCGAGGCCACGGAGAACTCGATCCTCAACGGCACCGCGGACTCGCTGTTCCTCTCGCGCCTCGGTGACCTCGTCACGGGCAAGCAGCCGCGCGGGTCCTCCGTCGAGCTCACGATCAACCCGGCCGCACAGAAGGCGGCGTGGGACGCGCTGGGCAACCAGACCGGTGCCGTCGTCGCGATCGACCCGACGACGGGCGCGATCCTCGCGATGGTCTCCAAGCCGAGCTACGACCCGAACGTCCTGGCAGGTCACGACACCGCCGCGGTCAACGCCGCCTACCAGGCGCTGCTGGCCGACCCCGGCAAGCCCCTGATCAACAGGGCGATCAGCGGGGACACCTACCCGCCCGGGTCGACGTTCAAGCTCGTGACCGCTGCGGCCGCCCTCGAGTCGGGGCTGACCCCGGACTCGCAGATCCCGGCGCCCACCCAGCTCCAGCTCCCGCAGAGCACCTCGGTCCTCAAGAACTTCGGCGGCGAGGTCTGCAGCAGCACGGGCACCATGACCCTCGCCGACGCCCTGCGGATCTCCTGCAACACGGCGTTCGCCCAGCTCGGGATCACGCTCGGCGCCGACGCCCTGCGCACCCAGGCCGAGGCCTTCGGGTTCGACAAGCCGCTCGACATCCCGATGTCCGTGACGCCGAGCCGCTTCCCGGCGAAGGTCGACGCCCCGCAGACGGCGCTCTCGGCGATCGGCCAAGGCAGCGTCACGGTCACCCCCCTGCAGATGGCGATGATCTCGGCGGCGATCGCGAACGGCGGCCGGCTGATGAAGCCGTACGCCGTCGCGACCGTGCGCGACCCGAACCTCAAGGTCATCTCCACCACGACGCCGAGCGTGCTGTCCACACCGATCTCCGCCGCGACGGCGTCGGCGCTCCAGCAGATGATGGTCGGCGTCGTCGACCACGGCACCGGCGGCGCGGCGAAGATCCCCGGCGTGGTGGTCGCGGGCAAGACCGGGACGGCCCAGACCGTCGAGGGCGCGGCGCCGCACGCGTGGTTCACGGCCTACGCCCCGGCCGACGGCTCGACGCCGAAGGTCGCCGTCGCGGTCGTCGTCGAGCACGGCGGGAACCTCGGCAACGAGGCCACCGGCGGTCAGGTCGCCGCACCGATCGCGGCCGCCGTCATGAAGGCGGTGCTCGGCAAGTGA
- a CDS encoding peptidylprolyl isomerase, with product MFATLHTTSGDIRIELYPNHAPKTVENFVGLATGTTTWTDPATGVERTDPLYNGVIFHRVIKDFMIQGGDPLGRGTGGPGYTFDDEIHPELAFTEPYLLAMANAGLRRDPITGKPAGTNGSQFFITTVATAWLTGKHTIFGKVADDASRAVVDAIIAVPTGSGDRPVEDVTITSITVED from the coding sequence ATGTTCGCGACTCTGCACACCACATCCGGCGACATCCGCATCGAGCTCTACCCGAACCACGCGCCCAAGACGGTCGAGAACTTCGTCGGCCTCGCCACGGGCACCACGACGTGGACCGACCCCGCGACCGGGGTCGAGCGCACCGACCCGCTGTACAACGGCGTGATCTTCCACCGGGTCATCAAGGACTTCATGATCCAGGGCGGCGACCCGCTCGGCCGCGGTACCGGTGGGCCCGGGTACACGTTCGACGACGAGATCCACCCGGAGCTCGCGTTCACCGAGCCGTACCTGCTGGCGATGGCCAACGCCGGCCTGCGTCGTGACCCGATCACCGGCAAGCCGGCGGGGACGAACGGCTCGCAGTTCTTCATCACGACGGTCGCGACCGCGTGGCTGACCGGCAAGCACACGATCTTCGGCAAGGTCGCCGACGACGCGAGCCGCGCGGTCGTCGACGCGATCATCGCCGTGCCCACCGGCTCCGGTGACCGGCCCGTCGAGGACGTCACGATCACGTCCATCACGGTCGAGGACTGA